Below is a genomic region from Plasmodium cynomolgi strain B DNA, scaffold: 0103, whole genome shotgun sequence.
CATTATGCGAATGGACCCCTTCTCCTGATGTTTTGCCATCCTCAAATGAATTCCCAAAATAGTTTAGCCCAATTTCTCTTATCCGTATAATGGCCTCTTTTTCgctctccccattttttactattgCCTTTTCGTTTATGAGTAACTGGTGGGGGCACCcctgaattatttttgctttccccatATTTCTCCATGGCCGTTTAAAGTAGCACCTCCGACACCGTGCTTATTGTCGCCATTGCCCAAGCTACCATCATGATCGTCAGAGAAAACGCTCCCGAAAAATTACAtcgagtttatttttttttcgtcatggGCACTTAGCAGGTATCCGTCTTTCACGAgggaaatttgcaaaaaatcttttctcatatgtacatacagtgcgttttttttttcctttccattgtGGTATATTCTTTTCCATATAAAAGGTAGTCGAAAAATAGCATTTCCTTTACAGCTTCACAATGCTTATTCCCTATGGCCCACATAAGGAGACTATTTTCACTAGCATTCAGTTGGTTATGTCCAATTGCGCATTCGTATAGAAGAAAGCGAATCATGTCCACATTGTTATTTATGCATGCGACATTTATGCGTGTGACATGATGGTAAGGGGTACAAACTTGCTAAAAAGTGGTGTGGCATTACGTGGGGGATacgcttctccttttcatttgATCAAATCGGGATGAAACATAATGGAAACCGCGGACGAGGGCCTCAAAAATGGTATTAATGTCCCAGCATATCTCAGGCGCTTGTTGAACATCAACGAAAGATTTTTGCCAGTCGGCCACTGCCTCAATTTGTCCGCCCTAATTTTTCAGCATGTTTCAAATTCATTAGCAGtgtgttacaatttttagtgTTTTTGTcgctttttttcgcatttttcctcccatatttttccaaccgtttcaccattttttcaacCTTTTCCCTGAATA
It encodes:
- a CDS encoding hypothetical protein (putative), whose protein sequence is MIRFLLYECAIGHNQLNASENSLLMWAIGNKHCEAVKEMLFFDYLLYGKEYTTMERKKKTHYGYLLSAHDEKKINSM